In a single window of the Neorhodopirellula lusitana genome:
- a CDS encoding arylsulfatase — MKQAILVSIAVMLLFASSGVAAERRPNVILIVTDDQGYGDLSCHGNPILKTPELDQLYRDSIRLTDFHVDPTCAPTRAALMTGRYSARTGVWLTYGSRHHLRRDEVTMADVFQRSGYKTAIFGKWHLGDNYPFRPNDRGFDESLIHGGGVVGETPDYWDNNYYDDFYFRNGSPEQVEGYCTDVWFNETIQFAKANKERPFFAYLSTNAPHGPLHVPQAYMKPYADQPKQRAAFYGMIASIDENIGKLRSALSELSLDRDTMVVFLNDNGTNGGVTLSKVDGDSRNGWEVAGYNAGMRGRKTSRYEGGHRAACFIRWPGGGLKGGRDVNGVTAHIDLLPTFIDLCDLQFDDSERFDGVSLAKTLGGNAAPQRTVVVHDQGRFGHSLGDGLLIKDKDYSVMRGSWRLVGRELFDLSSDPSQKVDLALQHPELAATLRGKYETWWNHIAERSDEYNPFVINPAKQKTVLISSQNWLGGEVAYSQRSVRAGLGGEGWAFIDVEVPGKYRIGLRRYPRESNLLIRAEAPPWPSAPETHNGVKDERVALDIVTARLAVDDFDESRPVAASDDEIVFEVMLSGGQQKLQTWFSQRGGRQTAAYYVYIEPAASGQE; from the coding sequence ATGAAGCAAGCAATTCTCGTCTCGATCGCTGTCATGCTGCTGTTCGCATCCAGCGGGGTGGCGGCTGAACGTCGTCCCAATGTCATCCTCATTGTGACGGACGATCAAGGCTACGGAGACCTGTCTTGCCATGGAAACCCGATTCTTAAAACGCCGGAACTGGATCAGCTCTATCGTGATTCGATTCGGCTAACTGATTTTCATGTCGACCCGACCTGCGCGCCGACCAGGGCCGCCTTGATGACGGGGCGTTATTCGGCGCGGACCGGCGTTTGGCTGACCTACGGCAGTCGCCATCATCTTCGCCGCGACGAAGTGACGATGGCAGATGTGTTCCAACGCAGCGGTTACAAGACTGCGATTTTCGGTAAGTGGCATCTTGGTGACAACTATCCGTTCCGTCCCAACGATCGCGGTTTCGATGAGTCACTGATTCATGGTGGCGGAGTCGTCGGTGAGACCCCGGACTATTGGGACAACAACTACTACGACGACTTCTATTTCCGCAATGGAAGTCCCGAACAGGTAGAGGGGTACTGCACGGACGTCTGGTTTAATGAAACGATTCAGTTTGCCAAGGCGAATAAGGAACGACCGTTCTTTGCCTATTTATCGACCAACGCACCTCATGGCCCGCTTCATGTTCCGCAAGCTTACATGAAGCCCTATGCGGACCAGCCCAAACAGCGCGCTGCGTTCTACGGAATGATCGCCAGCATCGACGAGAACATCGGCAAGCTGCGATCCGCGCTGAGTGAGCTTTCGCTCGACCGCGACACGATGGTCGTATTCCTCAACGACAACGGGACCAATGGCGGCGTCACGCTATCGAAAGTCGACGGGGATTCACGAAACGGCTGGGAAGTGGCAGGATACAACGCTGGGATGCGAGGCCGGAAAACATCGCGATACGAGGGTGGTCACCGCGCGGCCTGCTTCATTCGCTGGCCCGGCGGCGGCTTGAAGGGGGGGCGTGATGTCAACGGAGTGACCGCGCACATCGACTTGCTGCCGACGTTCATCGACCTGTGCGATCTCCAATTTGACGACTCAGAAAGGTTTGATGGTGTTTCGCTTGCCAAGACACTCGGCGGTAACGCAGCGCCGCAGCGCACCGTCGTGGTTCACGACCAAGGCCGTTTTGGGCATTCTCTGGGCGACGGCCTGCTGATCAAAGACAAAGACTACTCGGTCATGCGGGGATCATGGCGACTGGTGGGTCGGGAACTCTTCGACCTGAGTTCCGATCCAAGCCAGAAAGTGGATCTCGCGTTGCAGCATCCGGAGTTGGCAGCGACGCTGCGCGGTAAGTATGAAACATGGTGGAATCATATCGCGGAACGCTCCGACGAATACAATCCGTTTGTTATCAACCCGGCAAAGCAGAAGACGGTATTGATCTCGTCACAGAATTGGCTGGGCGGTGAAGTTGCCTACAGTCAACGCAGTGTCCGCGCTGGTTTGGGTGGTGAAGGTTGGGCGTTCATCGATGTGGAGGTTCCGGGGAAGTATCGGATTGGCCTGCGTCGCTACCCGCGTGAGTCCAATCTCCTCATCCGCGCCGAAGCACCGCCGTGGCCAAGTGCTCCGGAAACGCACAATGGAGTGAAGGACGAGCGGGTCGCTTTGGATATCGTCACGGCAAGGTTAGCGGTGGATGATTTTGACGAATCGCGACCGGTTGCAGCTAGCGACGATGAAATTGTTTTCGAGGTGATGCTCTCTGGCGGCCAACAGAAACTCCAGACTTGGTTCTCGCAACGAGGTGGCAGACAAACTGCCGCGTACTATGTCTACATTGAACCGGCGGCTTCCGGCCAAGAGTGA
- a CDS encoding DUF1552 domain-containing protein: MLSSSRRHFLRSSTSVIALPFLQSLGFRRFASAAAVSAAPPKRMIFLGTGFGVTSESWYPDTKDTGYDYTIPECLKPLAAHQKDFSILQHLEHANSRDGHSGSTFWLTGADRFAIPGRSFHNTISVDQVAANQFGSETRYASLHLDGDDLGGHGTGSISWNQSGKPILGLQNPVALYHKLFSSDSIPFEQRQAMLSKERSALDTVLSDARSIKHGLTKTDVDKLDEYFESIRDIEKRIAKEESWLQVPKKTPPSSVKEPGEGLEGAPAVEAAYDLMVAAMQVDATRVFTYRLPADSFCASIGADNSAHNLSHYAGKELTGESIRRDQAHAKLLAHLIGKLKSANEADGSSLFDNVTVVFGSNLRTKHSLNNCPTLVAGGGAGFKHGRHLVMKEDKTPLCNLWLSALRGSGIQAESFGDSTGVIDELFEA; this comes from the coding sequence ATGTTATCAAGCTCTCGTCGACACTTCCTCCGATCCAGCACCTCGGTGATTGCGCTGCCGTTCTTGCAGTCGTTGGGATTCCGGCGTTTTGCATCGGCCGCTGCCGTCAGCGCCGCTCCTCCCAAGCGGATGATTTTTCTGGGAACGGGATTCGGCGTGACGTCCGAATCGTGGTATCCCGATACGAAAGACACGGGGTACGACTACACGATTCCGGAATGTCTCAAGCCGCTGGCCGCTCATCAAAAGGACTTCAGTATCCTGCAGCATCTCGAGCATGCCAATTCCCGAGACGGCCACTCGGGGTCGACGTTCTGGTTGACGGGAGCGGATCGTTTTGCGATTCCCGGACGCAGTTTCCACAACACGATCTCGGTCGACCAAGTCGCCGCCAATCAGTTCGGTAGTGAAACTCGATACGCGTCACTGCATCTTGATGGCGACGACCTGGGCGGTCATGGGACCGGATCCATTTCGTGGAACCAAAGCGGAAAGCCAATCTTGGGACTCCAAAATCCCGTGGCTCTTTACCACAAACTTTTCTCGAGCGACTCGATCCCGTTCGAGCAACGTCAAGCCATGCTTTCCAAAGAGCGATCGGCGCTCGATACCGTGCTATCGGATGCTCGTTCGATTAAACACGGTTTGACCAAGACGGATGTCGACAAACTTGACGAGTACTTCGAATCCATCCGCGATATTGAAAAGCGGATTGCCAAAGAGGAGAGCTGGTTACAAGTCCCCAAGAAGACTCCGCCCAGTTCGGTTAAAGAGCCTGGCGAAGGGCTTGAAGGGGCACCAGCGGTCGAGGCCGCCTACGATTTGATGGTGGCCGCCATGCAGGTCGACGCCACGCGAGTATTTACGTACCGCTTGCCGGCCGACAGTTTCTGCGCCAGTATCGGCGCCGACAACTCAGCTCACAATTTGAGCCACTACGCCGGCAAAGAGCTAACCGGCGAGTCCATCCGGCGCGACCAAGCTCATGCCAAGCTACTCGCCCACCTGATCGGCAAATTGAAATCCGCGAACGAAGCCGATGGCTCGTCACTTTTTGATAACGTCACCGTGGTATTCGGCAGTAATCTGCGAACCAAACACAGTCTCAATAATTGCCCGACTCTGGTCGCTGGCGGAGGGGCTGGATTCAAACACGGACGCCATCTCGTGATGAAAGAAGACAAGACACCGCTTTGCAACCTCTGGCTCTCGGCGTTACGTGGCAGCGGAATCCAAGCCGAGTCCTTCGGCGACTCGACCGGAGTCATCGACGAACTGTTCGAAGCGTGA
- a CDS encoding glycoside hydrolase N-terminal domain-containing protein, translated as MTISNPLIIVLTLLVGLQIGFADDTRLWYEQPAQEWTQGLPLGNGRLMAIVQGGVQKETIQFNDDTSVGLKKRLNGLLEIEKSPR; from the coding sequence ATGACAATAAGTAACCCTCTGATTATTGTCTTGACGCTGCTCGTCGGATTGCAGATCGGGTTCGCGGATGACACGCGACTGTGGTACGAGCAGCCGGCCCAAGAATGGACTCAGGGGCTGCCCCTGGGAAATGGTCGGCTGATGGCGATCGTGCAAGGCGGTGTGCAGAAAGAAACGATCCAGTTCAACGATGACACGTCGGTCGGCCTAAAGAAGCGTTTGAATGGGCTGTTGGAAATCGAAAAGAGCCCCAGATGA
- a CDS encoding arylsulfatase codes for MNQQRIVSCLFVVASFLLAIPLSAQESQKPNVILIFADDLGPGMLGCYGQQIIKTPHIDQLATQGMKFTNYYGATYCAPSRFTLLTGMHDGRIGGWGNNKAGLPIQRDLGLISEAEYQEKFAKIKRDVRPIPEQEVLLGQIGQMAGYHTAQVGKLDIGFLTWHERVKRCGWDFYEGYFDHQRCHGFYPPYLWRNGERFDLPGNHDPECGKYLEQGDKPAGSGGATHSQNVFIETILEYIRNHKDKPFFLYHPTQLPHGEIGIPAIHPDFVNDDRLTYEEKKYASMIKMLDDHVGLIMDELKTQGMDDNTIVLFTSDNGHCAYYSDVYLGFKDQVLPDGQPANLTDNKWRTSNGGDVFDGGSGRAGAKRSGFQGGIQCPMIVRWPGKIAAGSESDLLSTHYDFLATLADIGGIETPSGKDGISYLPILLGQSQEQTHDYVVVQNRRNYMGSSTVITRDGWKLIEVGKKRDQRQLYNVLKDNEEREELSMQYPEKVEQLATILNREIDSERPDLVGSD; via the coding sequence ATGAATCAACAACGCATCGTCTCCTGTCTCTTTGTGGTCGCATCGTTCTTGCTGGCGATTCCGCTATCGGCGCAAGAATCGCAAAAGCCAAATGTGATTCTGATCTTCGCCGATGACCTCGGTCCGGGAATGTTGGGATGCTACGGGCAACAGATCATCAAAACGCCTCACATCGACCAACTGGCAACCCAGGGGATGAAGTTCACGAACTATTACGGTGCCACCTATTGTGCTCCGTCACGGTTTACTTTGTTGACGGGAATGCATGACGGACGCATCGGCGGTTGGGGAAACAACAAAGCGGGACTGCCAATCCAACGTGACTTGGGCCTAATCAGTGAAGCGGAATACCAGGAAAAGTTCGCTAAAATTAAACGCGACGTCAGACCGATTCCTGAACAAGAGGTGTTGCTCGGTCAGATCGGACAGATGGCGGGATACCACACCGCTCAAGTCGGCAAACTCGACATCGGTTTTCTCACTTGGCACGAACGAGTCAAACGCTGTGGTTGGGATTTCTATGAAGGCTACTTCGATCACCAACGCTGCCACGGATTCTACCCGCCGTACCTGTGGCGAAACGGCGAACGCTTTGATCTGCCGGGTAACCATGACCCCGAATGCGGAAAGTATCTAGAGCAAGGCGACAAGCCGGCGGGAAGCGGTGGTGCCACTCACTCGCAGAACGTCTTTATTGAAACCATCCTGGAATACATTCGTAATCACAAGGACAAGCCGTTCTTTCTTTATCACCCAACCCAGTTGCCGCACGGTGAGATTGGGATTCCGGCGATTCACCCCGACTTCGTTAACGACGATCGGTTGACGTACGAAGAGAAGAAATATGCATCCATGATTAAAATGCTGGATGACCACGTGGGTCTCATCATGGATGAACTGAAGACGCAGGGGATGGACGACAACACGATCGTGTTGTTCACATCGGACAATGGACACTGTGCTTACTACAGCGACGTGTATCTCGGTTTCAAAGATCAAGTTTTGCCCGATGGTCAGCCTGCAAACCTGACGGATAATAAATGGCGGACGTCCAACGGTGGTGATGTGTTCGATGGAGGTTCCGGTCGGGCCGGGGCCAAACGCAGTGGCTTTCAGGGTGGCATCCAATGCCCGATGATTGTGCGTTGGCCGGGCAAGATCGCCGCAGGTTCGGAATCCGATCTGCTCAGTACCCACTACGATTTCCTGGCGACACTGGCCGACATCGGCGGTATTGAAACGCCCTCGGGAAAGGACGGCATCTCGTATCTTCCAATATTGCTGGGGCAATCGCAGGAGCAAACCCACGACTACGTCGTGGTCCAAAATCGCCGAAACTACATGGGCAGCAGCACTGTGATTACGCGAGACGGCTGGAAGTTGATCGAAGTCGGCAAGAAGCGAGACCAGCGTCAGTTGTACAATGTTTTGAAAGACAACGAAGAGCGTGAAGAGCTGTCGATGCAGTATCCCGAAAAGGTCGAACAGTTGGCGACGATTCTGAATCGCGAAATTGATTCCGAACGACCGGACCTGGTGGGTAGCGATTGA
- a CDS encoding redoxin family protein, which yields MKSNFVSYGFAAACSFVFVATMVLMSPTAMGQSIDELRRSGAYGFPVDSAITHCDDDQLRVQSWSSDQHLVVQAILWADGNDELGETSDGRPVGDTASLVLDVNLDKRSTPEVDRTYSLNPWPTAPGLQYTIPYKGGAQSHILGDSTGRGSIRYLLVSDNRKVRVDTFVIPLAELNLKVDQKIGVGYLGKSTVPAMTINSVGYSTDRERYYAFNLPFKTFKEVTLTGGSEKFDPVAVPEGRDDEAKVVKPKKKPTVKVGSVPPEFAAGDWLNTDSPPTLKGLHGKVVLVDFWATWCGPCVAGIPHLNQLAELHADDGLRIVSFTNQSRKGIANFQQGTKIKYPIGCSSELAAEYGVSGLPHTFLIGRDGTLVWEGNPTDDGFDKRIIDALAAEEPPRPQPVERINSPEPAVLTDNRDASSRVPGTTFFVDFPELGNTWRDKPARAGIYLPTDYSPDRQFPLLVWFGGGAGSSSPGRAISITEGKGFICVGLPYGNGGKEDQGDAIDEETGESEVSIQEKPESRQGGWQSPWSWYQTMLEKVESIVPNIDADRRIAGGTSSGGAATLYQIGNSDGAFQDYFYGFVPMSAGWPMGGLESIAGRPVLAVMGAQDKRLPNFEILEKEAIAAGVDFQLIKIPDAGHRTPVSVFPEIRDWMMKQVVEREVVPSKADAVDLKSTSMRDEAPAVETSSVTDPIDIKILFVGAMGDRSHDYVSFLQRHFASVTQVEASDLTADQMDACDVMVIDQTVTTLPFGNTKACVMIGSAAANTAQHYGSKIDWLCLCLANEAYFVDAEHPIFHQHFEVTPTLAHKKCKYTTMMIDAWKVEEPQDDPGLVSSRRYFENAADSEIVSGGVNMKGVSGVPLVREANRFLWGFAAPPSEMTEEARQVFVNAVVWMRKFDGVQQTEYRGLHPRTTYQSVLSSPYVNKHNLGKWFSADLLKEHDFDKEVIRELFTENLPYVTILVGHGQLEIDTDAQQLKTPNNDVASLGKWIQRLDSGDEAETALRLLQRYTGQELKTAEQWKKWFSRNRAELNFDETKGYRFRVSTNGGSASIEQTLVADDGVGQPSSVAPAIFDIKLSGQPEINGATYARAGSKVTLSVRANILSPWHIYAPDYQNGVNKPTQIDVQLPDGMQFVGEWQVPLATSGLLGDGAIFTRKIKLSKTFSGNTAIIGVVNFQTCTDQQCLRPQQLKFELPISVYAFEHE from the coding sequence GTGAAATCCAATTTCGTTTCTTACGGTTTCGCCGCCGCGTGTTCATTCGTGTTCGTAGCGACAATGGTTTTAATGTCGCCGACCGCAATGGGGCAGTCCATCGATGAACTGCGCCGTTCGGGTGCGTACGGGTTTCCGGTTGATTCCGCGATTACTCATTGCGATGACGATCAATTACGAGTTCAGTCGTGGAGTAGCGATCAGCATCTTGTCGTGCAAGCGATCCTGTGGGCCGACGGCAATGACGAGCTGGGGGAAACCAGTGATGGGCGACCCGTGGGCGACACCGCCAGTCTTGTGCTGGATGTCAACCTGGACAAGCGCAGCACCCCGGAAGTCGACCGCACATATTCGCTTAACCCGTGGCCGACCGCTCCTGGATTGCAGTACACCATCCCGTACAAAGGCGGCGCACAATCCCATATTCTCGGTGACTCAACCGGGCGTGGTTCGATTCGCTATTTACTAGTTTCGGACAACCGAAAGGTTCGAGTCGACACCTTCGTGATTCCGCTCGCCGAACTGAACCTGAAAGTAGATCAGAAGATTGGTGTCGGGTATCTGGGGAAATCCACCGTGCCAGCGATGACGATTAACTCAGTTGGTTACTCCACCGATCGCGAACGATACTATGCGTTCAATCTGCCCTTCAAAACGTTCAAGGAAGTGACTTTGACAGGCGGATCGGAGAAGTTTGATCCGGTGGCGGTGCCCGAGGGCCGAGACGATGAAGCGAAGGTGGTCAAGCCAAAGAAAAAGCCAACCGTCAAAGTCGGCTCCGTCCCGCCAGAGTTTGCCGCCGGTGATTGGCTGAACACTGACTCGCCGCCAACGCTTAAAGGGTTGCACGGCAAAGTAGTGCTCGTTGATTTTTGGGCCACGTGGTGCGGCCCATGCGTGGCTGGAATCCCCCATTTGAATCAGCTCGCTGAGCTTCATGCGGACGACGGATTGCGAATTGTTTCGTTCACGAACCAGAGTCGAAAAGGCATCGCGAACTTTCAACAGGGAACGAAGATCAAGTATCCCATCGGTTGTTCCAGTGAACTGGCTGCGGAATATGGCGTAAGTGGGTTGCCTCACACCTTCCTGATCGGTCGCGATGGCACGTTGGTTTGGGAGGGCAATCCGACCGACGATGGCTTTGATAAACGGATCATCGATGCGTTGGCTGCGGAGGAACCGCCCCGGCCTCAACCGGTAGAACGAATCAACTCGCCTGAGCCTGCCGTACTGACGGATAACCGTGATGCGAGTTCGCGCGTTCCAGGCACAACGTTCTTCGTCGACTTCCCCGAATTGGGAAACACTTGGAGAGACAAACCGGCACGGGCGGGGATCTATCTTCCAACGGACTATTCTCCGGACCGACAATTTCCCTTGCTCGTTTGGTTTGGCGGAGGGGCAGGGAGTTCTTCGCCTGGCCGCGCGATTTCTATCACAGAAGGAAAAGGGTTTATTTGTGTGGGACTGCCGTATGGAAATGGAGGCAAGGAAGATCAAGGTGATGCTATTGATGAGGAGACCGGCGAGAGTGAAGTTTCGATCCAAGAAAAACCCGAGTCAAGACAGGGAGGTTGGCAGTCGCCTTGGTCGTGGTATCAAACAATGTTGGAGAAAGTGGAATCCATTGTTCCCAACATTGATGCCGATCGCCGGATCGCCGGAGGCACTTCGTCTGGCGGCGCGGCAACTCTCTATCAAATCGGAAACTCCGACGGCGCTTTCCAAGATTACTTTTATGGTTTTGTCCCGATGTCCGCGGGATGGCCGATGGGAGGCCTTGAATCCATTGCCGGACGACCAGTGTTGGCGGTGATGGGAGCCCAGGATAAGCGGTTGCCCAACTTCGAGATTTTGGAAAAGGAAGCCATCGCAGCAGGAGTCGACTTTCAGTTGATCAAGATCCCAGATGCCGGGCACAGAACACCTGTATCCGTGTTCCCCGAGATTCGCGACTGGATGATGAAGCAGGTTGTCGAACGAGAGGTGGTGCCATCGAAAGCGGACGCAGTCGATCTGAAGTCGACCTCCATGCGTGATGAGGCACCTGCTGTCGAAACGTCGTCGGTCACTGATCCCATTGATATCAAAATTCTATTTGTCGGTGCGATGGGCGACCGTTCACATGATTACGTTTCATTTCTTCAGCGGCACTTTGCTTCGGTGACTCAAGTCGAAGCGTCTGATTTGACCGCGGATCAAATGGACGCGTGCGACGTGATGGTCATCGACCAAACCGTGACGACGCTACCATTTGGGAACACTAAAGCTTGCGTCATGATCGGCTCGGCCGCTGCCAACACAGCGCAACACTACGGATCGAAAATCGATTGGTTGTGTTTATGTTTGGCCAACGAAGCGTATTTCGTGGATGCCGAACACCCGATCTTCCACCAGCATTTTGAAGTAACCCCGACGCTGGCGCATAAGAAATGTAAATACACAACGATGATGATCGATGCATGGAAAGTCGAGGAACCGCAAGACGATCCGGGCTTGGTATCCAGTCGCCGTTACTTTGAAAATGCAGCCGATTCGGAAATCGTTTCCGGAGGCGTCAACATGAAAGGCGTCAGCGGCGTTCCATTGGTCCGTGAAGCCAATCGCTTTTTATGGGGCTTCGCTGCACCACCCAGTGAGATGACCGAGGAAGCACGACAAGTTTTCGTGAACGCAGTGGTTTGGATGCGAAAGTTCGACGGCGTGCAACAAACTGAGTACCGAGGACTTCATCCACGGACTACTTACCAAAGTGTGCTTTCAAGTCCCTATGTCAACAAACATAACTTGGGGAAATGGTTTTCGGCAGACTTGCTAAAAGAGCATGATTTCGACAAGGAGGTGATTCGGGAACTCTTCACCGAGAACCTACCTTATGTCACCATTCTGGTCGGTCATGGGCAACTTGAGATTGATACGGATGCTCAACAACTGAAGACTCCCAACAATGATGTCGCTTCCTTGGGGAAATGGATCCAAAGGTTGGATTCCGGTGACGAAGCGGAAACCGCCTTGCGGTTGCTGCAGCGATACACCGGTCAGGAACTCAAAACGGCTGAGCAATGGAAGAAATGGTTCAGCAGGAATCGTGCGGAATTAAATTTTGACGAAACCAAAGGCTATCGGTTCCGTGTTAGCACCAATGGCGGTTCCGCAAGCATCGAACAAACGCTTGTCGCGGACGACGGGGTGGGGCAGCCCTCCAGTGTCGCTCCGGCAATCTTTGACATCAAGTTGTCAGGGCAGCCCGAGATCAACGGAGCGACATATGCCCGAGCGGGCAGTAAGGTCACACTCTCGGTTCGTGCGAATATCCTCAGTCCGTGGCATATCTACGCACCTGACTATCAAAACGGGGTGAACAAACCGACTCAGATCGATGTGCAACTGCCCGACGGAATGCAGTTCGTGGGCGAGTGGCAGGTTCCGCTGGCCACCAGCGGTCTGTTGGGCGACGGTGCCATCTTCACTCGCAAGATCAAGTTATCCAAAACGTTCAGTGGCAACACGGCCATCATTGGCGTTGTCAACTTTCAAACCTGCACGGATCAGCAGTGCTTGCGGCCACAGCAGTTGAAGTTTGAATTGCCGATCTCGGTGTACGCGTTTGAGCACGAGTGA
- a CDS encoding DUF1592 domain-containing protein, protein MKIVPFYALFCLWLCSDGLAQERAQMPESHLAVFKQYCFDCHDADTQEGKLDLETLSFEISTDLATAEQWDDILAALNSAEMPPEGEEQIPDEQKAALLSDLAEQMVLARNILSDSGGEITMRRLNRREYQNALERLLGFRPDVSTLPADDETGGFDTAGGSLFFSSDQFEQYRETATKALEYTLSTNPRPEPKTVRFEGETISQAYREKAIERQADLERAKAYLAQDAKPPTDFGFPIDAKARKVLSDSKYALAVYDRYFLSRPESETGAILLPGRHNGPVKRMPRINISTWYPGGTYKVRIKAASYQEDAEAFERYIQVHFSSGKNSFTSLDGLAKVTGTIDNPQLIELQLENPAGVKGAFSVKQRNYETPWPYRVDMMWKAKNGVGRLPAVWVDYVEVEGPFFEERLDYLPRLVTKTAGQSDVDYARSVITKFATVAFRSRDPNPEYVDNLVRHYQGLRDSGDDSRKAMIDCLALVLSSPSFVYLSEPRGEHDGPVQLSDRELAIRLANFLTSSPPDPTLLAAAGDGSLANPEVLRSQTERLLRDSRFDRFVSGFAHQWLDMKRLDMFEYSALEHPEFDNAVRHSARQEVYQTIRHITDANLPIDTLLKADFVIINDVLGDFYHLPGVVGSHFRRVSLPPDSPRGGLLGAAAVHVMGADGHRSSPVERGVWVLRNLLSDPPPPAPPNIPMLQHEDAALSIRDLQKRHQAEPQCASCHRKIDPIGYGLENFSAAGQWRDFEEVKIPEVDGAKKKRKKTQSAMKQFPIDPSGVLPGGETFATYHQLRDHVHGHYRDAFARGFAENLIAYGLGRPFSISDHNLATQVTTTAAKNGNTVAAFVHALVQSTPFQMK, encoded by the coding sequence ATGAAGATTGTTCCATTCTACGCACTGTTTTGCCTGTGGCTGTGCAGCGATGGGCTCGCGCAAGAACGAGCCCAAATGCCCGAGTCCCATCTTGCTGTCTTCAAGCAGTACTGCTTTGACTGTCATGATGCGGATACTCAAGAAGGCAAGCTCGATTTGGAGACGTTGTCGTTTGAGATCAGCACGGATCTAGCGACGGCGGAGCAATGGGATGACATCCTGGCGGCATTGAACTCCGCTGAGATGCCGCCTGAGGGTGAAGAGCAGATTCCTGACGAGCAAAAGGCCGCCTTGCTGAGTGATCTCGCGGAGCAAATGGTCCTCGCTCGCAATATCCTTAGCGACAGTGGCGGGGAGATCACGATGCGCCGGCTCAATCGTCGTGAGTACCAGAATGCTCTGGAGAGGTTGTTGGGATTTCGCCCCGATGTGTCAACGTTACCCGCTGACGATGAAACCGGCGGCTTCGACACGGCGGGCGGGTCGCTGTTCTTTTCCAGCGACCAGTTCGAACAGTATCGCGAGACCGCCACCAAAGCGTTGGAATACACACTTAGCACTAACCCCCGGCCCGAACCCAAAACAGTTCGCTTTGAAGGCGAGACGATCTCTCAAGCTTATCGGGAAAAGGCGATAGAAAGACAAGCCGATCTTGAACGAGCCAAAGCCTATTTGGCGCAAGACGCCAAGCCGCCGACTGATTTCGGGTTCCCGATTGATGCGAAAGCCCGGAAGGTGCTCAGTGATTCCAAGTACGCTCTGGCTGTCTATGACCGGTATTTCCTCAGCCGTCCCGAGAGCGAAACCGGTGCGATCCTGTTGCCCGGCCGGCACAACGGCCCTGTCAAGCGTATGCCGCGAATCAATATCAGCACGTGGTACCCCGGCGGTACGTACAAGGTGCGGATCAAAGCGGCAAGCTATCAAGAGGATGCGGAAGCTTTTGAACGCTACATCCAAGTGCACTTTTCTTCCGGGAAGAACTCCTTCACCAGCCTAGACGGACTCGCCAAGGTGACGGGCACGATTGACAACCCGCAGCTTATCGAGCTGCAACTGGAGAACCCCGCCGGTGTGAAAGGTGCGTTCAGCGTCAAGCAGCGAAATTATGAGACGCCTTGGCCTTACCGGGTTGACATGATGTGGAAGGCCAAGAACGGTGTGGGTCGGTTGCCTGCGGTATGGGTGGATTACGTGGAAGTCGAAGGTCCGTTCTTCGAAGAGAGGTTGGATTATCTGCCGCGATTAGTGACGAAGACAGCAGGGCAATCTGATGTCGACTATGCCCGCTCGGTCATCACAAAATTTGCAACCGTGGCATTCCGCAGCCGAGATCCCAATCCTGAGTACGTGGATAATTTGGTACGCCACTACCAAGGACTTCGCGATTCAGGGGACGACTCACGAAAGGCAATGATCGATTGCCTCGCACTGGTCTTGTCCTCGCCTAGCTTTGTCTACCTAAGCGAACCGCGGGGCGAGCATGATGGCCCCGTCCAGCTCAGCGATCGTGAACTTGCGATTCGGCTTGCTAACTTCCTAACCAGTTCGCCACCGGATCCCACCTTGCTGGCGGCCGCCGGTGACGGCAGTCTTGCCAACCCCGAGGTCCTACGATCTCAGACCGAGCGTCTGCTGCGTGACAGTCGCTTTGATCGTTTTGTCAGCGGCTTTGCACACCAGTGGCTCGACATGAAGCGATTAGACATGTTCGAGTACAGCGCATTGGAGCATCCGGAATTTGATAATGCGGTGCGTCATAGCGCACGCCAGGAGGTGTATCAGACGATCCGACACATCACTGATGCCAATCTGCCAATCGATACACTTTTGAAAGCCGACTTCGTCATCATCAACGATGTTCTCGGCGACTTTTATCACTTGCCTGGCGTCGTGGGGTCTCATTTTAGAAGAGTCTCGTTGCCGCCGGATTCCCCTCGGGGCGGTCTGCTCGGTGCCGCCGCGGTCCACGTGATGGGGGCGGACGGCCATCGCTCTTCACCCGTCGAGCGGGGTGTGTGGGTTCTGCGAAACCTATTGAGTGATCCGCCGCCACCGGCGCCACCCAACATTCCGATGTTGCAACATGAAGACGCGGCGCTGTCGATCCGTGACCTGCAAAAGCGTCACCAGGCCGAACCACAGTGTGCCTCCTGCCACCGCAAGATTGATCCCATCGGCTACGGGTTGGAGAACTTCTCCGCCGCCGGCCAGTGGCGTGATTTCGAAGAGGTCAAGATACCTGAAGTGGACGGTGCCAAGAAGAAACGCAAAAAGACCCAGTCGGCGATGAAGCAGTTTCCGATCGACCCTTCGGGAGTTCTACCCGGTGGCGAAACCTTCGCGACCTACCATCAGCTCCGCGACCATGTTCATGGTCACTATCGCGATGCGTTTGCGCGAGGCTTTGCAGAGAACCTGATCGCATACGGCCTCGGCCGACCATTCAGCATCTCGGACCATAACCTTGCTACGCAAGTCACGACGACGGCCGCCAAGAACGGCAACACCGTTGCCGCCTTCGTCCATGCTTTGGTCCAATCCACACCCTTTCAAATGAAGTGA